In Allomuricauda ruestringensis DSM 13258, the following proteins share a genomic window:
- a CDS encoding 2Fe-2S iron-sulfur cluster-binding protein codes for MSDIKLKIIDRDGELHEVDAPTDMNMNLMEIVRSYELAPEGTIGICGGMAMCASCQCYVKSDHQLPEKSDDEEAMLAEAFFVKDNSRLGCQIHITKDLDGLEVELAPEEG; via the coding sequence ATGAGTGATATCAAGTTAAAGATTATAGACCGAGATGGCGAACTACATGAGGTAGACGCCCCGACCGATATGAATATGAACCTGATGGAAATAGTACGTTCTTACGAACTTGCCCCTGAGGGAACCATTGGGATTTGTGGTGGTATGGCCATGTGTGCATCTTGCCAATGCTACGTAAAATCCGATCATCAACTACCCGAAAAGTCGGATGATGAAGAAGCCATGTTGGCCGAAGCTTTTTTTGTAAAGGACAACAGTCGTTTGGGTTGCCAAATCCATATTACCAAGGATTTGGATGGACTTGAGGTGGAGCTGGCGCCGGAGGAGGGTTAG
- a CDS encoding amidase: MLPKNRIPHIVLLFISLTWFSCSTNKNTFTKRDVKKSEKLIGLHFETKYRDTLYPYLKRNRSGFDSLRKYPLANDIFPAIRFDPTPFGFTMPEQQNGTEWNIPDNVEIPEPYNLLAFYTIPQLASLIKNQKITATELTKFFLNRLKKYQPALQCSITITDSLALEQAKRADEEIKEGKYRGILHGIPYGTKDLMSVPGYPTTWGATPYKDQIIDETATVVKKLEDAGAILVTKLVSGALARGDVWFDGKTKNPWDTAQGASGSSAGSGSATSAGLVPFALGTETLGSITSPSTRNGVTGLRPTYGRVSRHGVMSLSWSMDKVGPLGRNAEDCAIVFEAIQGKDKNDLTTVDLPFGVNWEKNIKNLRVAYLKKDIEKDTTESGDNLRNALKSLKELDIEPTAVEMPEDVPYRGFDIILRAEAGAFFDELVRSGGVDVMVEQDQRSRANSLRQSRFIPAVEYIQANRQRQVLIQKMQDLMKDYDVLISPTFGNDQLLATNLTGHPVIAVPTGLDGENHPTSMTFVGNLYDEASILLLAKAFQDATSFDELHPPGYMD; encoded by the coding sequence ATGCTACCAAAAAACAGAATCCCCCACATTGTTCTATTGTTTATCTCATTGACTTGGTTTTCTTGTTCCACCAACAAAAACACCTTTACCAAAAGAGATGTAAAGAAGTCGGAAAAATTGATCGGGCTTCATTTTGAAACTAAATATCGTGATACCCTATACCCTTATTTGAAAAGAAACCGAAGTGGGTTTGATTCGTTAAGAAAATACCCCTTGGCCAATGATATTTTTCCTGCTATCCGTTTTGACCCCACTCCTTTTGGCTTTACCATGCCAGAGCAACAAAATGGAACCGAGTGGAACATACCGGATAATGTAGAAATCCCCGAGCCATACAATTTATTAGCCTTTTACACCATTCCGCAATTGGCGTCATTGATCAAAAACCAAAAAATAACGGCTACGGAGCTGACAAAATTTTTCTTGAATCGACTGAAAAAATATCAGCCTGCCCTTCAATGCAGTATTACCATAACAGATAGCCTAGCCCTGGAACAGGCCAAGCGAGCCGATGAAGAAATCAAAGAGGGGAAGTATCGCGGGATTTTGCATGGCATCCCTTATGGCACTAAAGACCTGATGTCGGTTCCTGGATATCCCACCACTTGGGGCGCTACTCCGTACAAAGACCAAATAATAGATGAAACAGCAACGGTTGTGAAAAAACTTGAGGATGCCGGGGCCATTTTAGTGACCAAACTGGTATCGGGGGCCTTGGCCCGTGGCGATGTTTGGTTCGATGGTAAAACCAAAAATCCCTGGGATACCGCCCAAGGTGCCAGTGGTTCTTCGGCTGGATCGGGTTCTGCGACATCGGCAGGACTTGTTCCTTTTGCTTTGGGAACGGAAACTTTGGGCTCCATCACTTCTCCAAGTACCCGAAATGGGGTTACGGGGCTCCGTCCAACATACGGTAGAGTAAGTCGACATGGAGTAATGAGCTTGAGCTGGTCCATGGACAAAGTGGGTCCATTGGGAAGAAATGCAGAGGACTGTGCCATTGTTTTTGAAGCCATTCAAGGAAAAGATAAAAATGACCTGACCACCGTTGACCTTCCTTTTGGAGTGAATTGGGAAAAAAACATCAAAAATCTTAGAGTAGCCTATCTAAAAAAAGATATTGAAAAGGACACCACCGAATCTGGAGACAATCTGAGGAATGCGCTCAAATCCCTCAAGGAATTGGACATAGAACCCACTGCAGTAGAAATGCCAGAGGATGTGCCTTATCGTGGATTTGATATTATTCTGAGAGCGGAAGCAGGTGCTTTTTTTGACGAACTTGTGCGTTCGGGCGGAGTGGACGTTATGGTGGAGCAAGACCAGCGTTCCCGTGCCAATTCCCTCAGACAAAGTAGATTTATTCCTGCTGTGGAATACATTCAGGCGAACCGACAACGACAAGTGCTCATCCAAAAAATGCAGGATTTGATGAAGGATTACGATGTATTGATTTCACCCACATTTGGAAATGACCAACTTTTGGCAACCAATCTTACCGGGCATCCTGTAATTGCTGTTCCAACGGGTCTGGATGGCGAAAACCACCCTACGAGCATGACTTTTGTGGGCAATTTGTATGATGAAGCGAGTATTTTATTACTGGCAAAAGCATTTCAGGATGCCACATCGTTTGACGAATTGCACCCACCGGGATATATGGATTAA
- a CDS encoding glycosyltransferase gives MNSSKRILVAPLNWGLGHATRCIPIIRELLDHGHQPFIASDGIALSLLKKEFPDLPAFELPSYKISYAEKRKNFKIKMIWDSPKVLKAISKEKKAVKLLVKEHGLEGIISDNRLGAYYKKIPCVFITHQLNVLSGNTTWMSSKAHQKIIKKFDACWVPDAKKKPNLTGKLGHLKKSKLNIAYLGPLSRFEKKELLITNDLMVLLSGPEPQRTMLEEKLMDELQEFEGNILFVKGKIEDEQVQEEIKTSKGKILHYNFMKSDELENALNQSSKVLCRSGYTTVMDLAKLEKKAFFIPTPGQYEQEYLAKRMLKQGLVPFSAQEDFKLDDLSRIDDFEGLTQLESDVDYSSLFKVFSRVKENSEPTSTSLST, from the coding sequence ATGAATTCTTCCAAACGTATTCTGGTCGCCCCGTTGAATTGGGGGCTGGGACATGCCACTAGATGCATACCAATTATTCGGGAATTGTTGGATCATGGACATCAACCGTTTATTGCTTCAGATGGGATTGCTTTATCCTTGCTCAAAAAGGAATTTCCAGATTTGCCTGCTTTTGAATTGCCTTCGTATAAAATTTCCTATGCTGAGAAGAGGAAGAATTTCAAAATTAAAATGATATGGGATTCGCCCAAGGTACTCAAAGCCATTAGCAAGGAAAAGAAAGCCGTGAAACTTTTGGTTAAAGAACACGGTTTGGAAGGTATTATTTCGGACAACCGATTGGGTGCTTACTACAAAAAGATACCCTGCGTGTTCATCACCCATCAGCTAAATGTGCTTTCTGGAAATACAACTTGGATGAGCTCCAAAGCGCATCAAAAAATCATTAAAAAGTTTGATGCTTGCTGGGTTCCCGATGCGAAGAAAAAACCCAACTTAACAGGAAAGTTGGGGCATCTAAAAAAATCCAAGCTGAACATTGCCTATCTGGGTCCCCTGAGCCGATTTGAGAAAAAGGAACTCCTCATTACCAACGATTTGATGGTTCTACTCTCCGGTCCTGAACCGCAACGAACCATGCTGGAAGAAAAACTAATGGATGAATTACAGGAGTTCGAGGGTAACATTCTTTTTGTTAAGGGCAAAATTGAGGATGAGCAGGTCCAGGAAGAAATTAAGACGTCAAAAGGGAAAATCCTGCATTACAATTTTATGAAGTCAGATGAACTGGAAAATGCTCTGAACCAAAGTTCAAAAGTGCTCTGCAGATCGGGATACACGACGGTCATGGATTTGGCCAAACTGGAGAAGAAGGCCTTTTTTATCCCCACACCGGGTCAATACGAACAGGAATATTTGGCCAAAAGAATGCTGAAACAAGGACTTGTTCCATTTAGTGCCCAAGAGGACTTTAAATTAGATGATCTATCCAGAATAGATGATTTTGAAGGTCTGACCCAATTGGAATCTGATGTGGACTATTCTTCCTTGTTCAAAGTTTTTTCCAGAGTGAAGGAAAATTCAGAACCTACATCCACTTCACTCTCCACATAG
- the trmB gene encoding tRNA (guanosine(46)-N7)-methyltransferase TrmB: MGSKNKLKRFKENETFANVVQPAREDVLAGFKYKGNWASFFGNYNPIVLELGCGKGEYTVGLAQMNADRNHIGIDIKGARFWRGAKTALEQELNNVAFLRTQIELVDHLFGEGEVSEIWITFPDPQIKYKRTKHRMTNPVFLERYKKILKPGGIINLKTDSEYMHGYTLGLLQGLGHEIIYANHDVYKNEGAPPEVLEIQTFYENQYLENGKPITYIQFRIN, from the coding sequence GTGGGAAGTAAGAACAAACTGAAAAGGTTTAAGGAGAACGAAACATTTGCCAATGTGGTGCAGCCTGCAAGGGAAGATGTTTTGGCCGGATTCAAGTATAAGGGCAATTGGGCATCCTTTTTTGGCAACTACAATCCAATTGTGTTGGAACTGGGTTGCGGCAAGGGTGAATATACCGTAGGTCTCGCCCAAATGAACGCGGACAGAAACCACATTGGCATAGACATAAAAGGAGCCCGATTTTGGCGCGGTGCCAAGACCGCTTTGGAGCAAGAATTGAATAATGTAGCGTTTTTGCGAACCCAGATTGAGTTGGTGGACCACCTTTTTGGCGAAGGGGAAGTTAGCGAGATTTGGATTACATTTCCGGACCCACAAATAAAGTACAAACGCACCAAGCACCGAATGACAAACCCCGTATTTTTGGAGCGATATAAAAAAATCCTGAAACCAGGAGGAATAATCAACCTGAAGACCGATAGCGAATATATGCACGGATACACCCTAGGGCTTTTGCAAGGTTTGGGACACGAAATTATATATGCCAATCACGATGTATATAAAAACGAAGGAGCCCCTCCTGAAGTTCTCGAAATCCAAACTTTCTACGAAAATCAGTATCTTGAAAACGGAAAACCAATTACCTATATTCAATTTAGGATCAACTAA
- a CDS encoding NAD(P)/FAD-dependent oxidoreductase, with amino-acid sequence MIKTDILIIGAGPTGLFAVFEAGLLQLKCHLIDALPQAGGQCAEIYPKKPIYDIPGFPEVLAGDLVDNLMEQIKPFQPGFTLGERAETIEKLEDGSFIVTTNKGTKHHAPIVAIAGGLGSFEPRKPLLENLEKYEDNGVAYMIKEPEIYRGKKVLIAGGGDSALDWSIFLADVAKEVTLVHRRNEFRGALDSVEKVQQLKNEGKINLMTPAEVVALKGKDQLEKVTVKNTTTSKETDVVVDNFIPLFGLSPKLGPIAKWGLEIEKNAIKVNNSLDYQTNIPGIYAIGDVNTYPGKLKLILCGFHEATLMCQSAYQKIYPDKKYVMKYTTVGGVTGFDGSKKEAPKAVVKAID; translated from the coding sequence ATGATCAAAACAGATATTCTGATAATTGGAGCGGGACCTACGGGTCTCTTTGCTGTTTTTGAAGCAGGCCTTTTACAACTCAAATGTCATTTAATAGATGCATTGCCGCAAGCAGGCGGTCAATGCGCAGAAATATACCCCAAAAAACCCATTTACGATATTCCTGGATTCCCCGAAGTATTGGCGGGTGATTTGGTGGATAACCTCATGGAGCAAATAAAACCGTTCCAACCGGGTTTTACCTTGGGGGAACGCGCTGAGACCATTGAAAAGTTGGAAGATGGCTCCTTTATAGTAACAACGAACAAAGGAACCAAACATCATGCACCCATTGTAGCCATAGCTGGTGGACTTGGTAGTTTTGAGCCAAGAAAACCCTTGTTGGAAAACTTGGAGAAATATGAAGACAACGGAGTGGCCTACATGATCAAAGAGCCCGAAATATACCGAGGTAAAAAGGTTTTGATTGCCGGTGGAGGCGATTCCGCTTTGGACTGGTCCATTTTTTTAGCTGATGTTGCCAAAGAAGTAACCTTGGTTCACCGCAGAAATGAATTTAGAGGTGCTTTGGATTCCGTTGAGAAGGTACAACAACTCAAAAACGAGGGAAAAATCAATTTGATGACCCCGGCAGAAGTGGTGGCCCTAAAAGGTAAAGATCAATTGGAGAAAGTAACCGTGAAGAACACCACAACTTCTAAAGAAACCGATGTTGTCGTGGACAATTTTATCCCATTGTTCGGACTGTCGCCCAAATTGGGTCCTATTGCCAAATGGGGATTGGAGATAGAAAAAAATGCCATAAAAGTGAATAATTCGTTGGATTACCAGACCAACATTCCTGGTATTTATGCCATTGGTGATGTGAACACCTATCCAGGTAAATTAAAACTGATCCTGTGCGGTTTCCACGAAGCTACTTTGATGTGCCAAAGTGCCTATCAAAAGATATACCCAGATAAGAAATACGTAATGAAATATACCACCGTTGGCGGCGTTACAGGATTTGACGGAAGTAAAAAGGAAGCGCCAAAGGCAGTTGTCAAGGCAATAGATTAA
- a CDS encoding response regulator transcription factor, which produces MKNKDIKILLVDDEPDILEIISYNLSSEGYEVYTAKNGIEGVAKAKKKSPHLIIMDVMMPEMDGIEACEVIRNTPGLDHTIITFLTARGEDYSQVAGFDAGADDYITKPIKPKVLVSKVKALLRRLKEDKKEIEDIVKVGDIVINREEYKIVNDGEEMVLPRKEFELLSLLTSKPNKVFKREVILDKVWGNEVVVGGRTIDVHIRKLREKIGDHHFKTVKGVGYKFVL; this is translated from the coding sequence ATGAAAAACAAGGACATTAAGATTCTACTGGTTGACGATGAACCTGATATTCTGGAAATTATAAGCTACAACCTCTCATCTGAAGGTTACGAAGTCTATACTGCCAAGAATGGCATAGAAGGCGTGGCCAAGGCCAAGAAAAAGAGTCCGCACCTCATAATTATGGATGTGATGATGCCCGAAATGGATGGTATCGAAGCATGTGAGGTTATCCGAAACACTCCTGGACTGGACCATACCATAATTACTTTTTTAACCGCTCGTGGCGAAGACTATTCCCAAGTGGCCGGTTTTGATGCAGGAGCTGATGATTACATTACCAAGCCCATAAAACCAAAGGTTTTGGTGAGCAAGGTAAAAGCATTGCTGAGAAGATTGAAGGAGGATAAAAAAGAAATAGAGGATATCGTCAAGGTTGGTGATATCGTCATTAACAGGGAGGAGTACAAAATTGTTAATGATGGTGAAGAAATGGTCCTTCCCAGAAAAGAATTTGAACTCTTATCGCTTCTAACGTCCAAACCCAACAAGGTTTTTAAACGAGAAGTTATTCTGGACAAAGTATGGGGCAACGAAGTTGTTGTTGGCGGTCGAACCATTGATGTCCACATTAGAAAATTACGCGAGAAAATCGGTGACCACCACTTTAAAACCGTTAAGGGCGTGGGGTATAAGTTTGTGCTCTAA
- a CDS encoding LysE family transporter, whose amino-acid sequence MTHVLILFFATFSAAFMATVPPGLLNMNAAKVSVEKGKLNGVIFSLGVSSTIMVQAYIAVYISKFLYKNPEVIDVLFKIAVAVFAFFAVYFFVIAKRNKAKAQAIKEVNLSKKNSFFKGVLLAALNLLTIPYYSGLNAMWNEAGWIKFEAKDITTFVVAAGAGTFSVLYLYTFYFDKMETKTNRFSKNSNYILSALMLLLLVITLIRIMYR is encoded by the coding sequence ATGACCCACGTACTCATACTCTTCTTTGCTACATTCTCAGCAGCCTTTATGGCCACTGTGCCACCGGGATTGCTAAACATGAATGCGGCCAAGGTTAGTGTGGAAAAAGGAAAGTTGAACGGTGTTATTTTTAGCTTGGGTGTTTCCAGCACTATTATGGTGCAGGCCTATATTGCCGTTTATATCTCAAAATTTTTATATAAAAATCCAGAGGTAATCGATGTGTTGTTCAAGATCGCTGTGGCCGTATTCGCATTTTTTGCTGTTTACTTTTTTGTGATCGCAAAGCGCAACAAAGCAAAGGCACAAGCCATTAAAGAGGTCAATCTGAGCAAAAAGAACAGTTTTTTTAAGGGGGTTTTGTTGGCTGCCCTTAATTTGTTGACCATTCCGTATTACAGCGGTTTAAACGCCATGTGGAACGAAGCGGGTTGGATAAAGTTTGAAGCCAAGGACATTACCACTTTTGTGGTCGCCGCAGGGGCTGGTACTTTTTCTGTTCTGTACCTCTACACCTTTTATTTTGATAAGATGGAGACCAAGACCAACCGTTTTTCCAAGAACTCCAATTACATTTTAAGCGCTTTGATGCTTTTGCTGCTCGTGATTACCTTGATTCGCATAATGTACCGCTAA
- a CDS encoding MGMT family protein, with product MEEKNFFDKVYEVAKQIPYGRVTSYGAIAKYLGAARSARMVGWAMNNSLAKDVPAHRVVNRVGVLTGKYHFEGSNIMQQLLENEGIPVKENQIVDFQKYFWDPASEL from the coding sequence ATGGAAGAAAAAAACTTCTTTGACAAAGTTTACGAAGTGGCCAAACAGATTCCCTACGGCAGGGTAACCTCTTACGGAGCTATTGCGAAATATTTAGGGGCAGCCCGAAGCGCTAGGATGGTGGGTTGGGCCATGAACAATTCCTTGGCAAAAGACGTTCCGGCACACCGAGTGGTTAACCGTGTGGGCGTACTGACCGGAAAATATCATTTTGAGGGTTCCAATATTATGCAACAGCTCCTCGAAAACGAAGGAATACCGGTAAAAGAAAATCAAATCGTAGATTTTCAAAAATACTTTTGGGATCCAGCCTCGGAGCTTTAA
- a CDS encoding pentapeptide repeat-containing protein — MPKHLGRNRNKYIANKRAKAIKRKKWHEKVNLPAWISALATFITAIFIFLQLEISEYQSNIFDAQTEILEKQTLLINRQNKLFEEQNIKIDSQNVLFGRQNDLVNIQNSRTDAQNLLIGSQNELLDFQNSRISQQTNLQEAERRSAIVYLFSNVLDKIDEELKQRQLAGENRTLSTELIARIASLTQALKPYKYLNNDTIISRAVSPEKGQLLSALINFNLESVTYDSIFSKSNFRSLELENAFLKGANFRNLDLSNSIFYNCNLSNSHFKNTKLINVMLNRSDISNATFENCDLRLSEIKGVNAFKSWFLSCDYFKTDFSYSNLTEANFDSDHNFTLEFGTFIDNTDLNLNNSANLERIKTFTAFKLSESLSGVYKEPRTSTMLYHTISVKLEVEAESSNKKILVQPYQSDKVYMNEVIFDNVNLTDAELQNYTIKNSSFDSTLITNIKFKNITLSNTYFENAKLDSGTYKKYFQEEYQFKKEELTTRLKLLTTKYDTIKAEFNDTFQIDMGRGWKQEGQSKSITRPYTLYLRRIKKN; from the coding sequence ATGCCCAAACATTTAGGTAGAAATCGTAACAAGTATATTGCCAATAAACGGGCTAAAGCAATAAAAAGAAAAAAGTGGCACGAAAAAGTCAATTTACCCGCATGGATTAGTGCTCTTGCCACATTTATTACCGCTATATTCATCTTTTTACAACTGGAGATTTCTGAATATCAAAGTAATATTTTTGATGCACAAACAGAAATTCTAGAAAAACAGACTTTATTAATAAATAGACAGAATAAACTTTTTGAGGAACAAAACATAAAAATTGATTCCCAAAATGTTCTTTTTGGTAGGCAGAATGATTTAGTCAATATCCAAAATTCAAGAACTGATGCTCAAAATCTTCTTATCGGCTCGCAAAATGAACTTTTAGATTTTCAAAACAGTCGCATAAGCCAGCAAACCAATTTACAGGAGGCGGAAAGAAGAAGTGCTATTGTATACTTATTTAGCAATGTACTTGATAAAATAGATGAAGAGTTAAAACAACGACAATTAGCAGGAGAAAATAGAACTTTGTCCACTGAATTAATAGCAAGGATTGCTTCTTTAACCCAAGCTTTAAAACCATACAAATATCTAAATAATGATACTATAATATCTCGGGCAGTAAGTCCTGAAAAAGGGCAACTTTTGTCAGCATTGATAAACTTTAACCTTGAATCAGTTACCTATGATTCTATTTTCAGTAAATCAAATTTTAGGAGTCTAGAATTGGAAAATGCATTTTTAAAAGGCGCAAATTTTCGAAACCTAGACCTTTCTAATTCAATATTTTACAATTGTAATCTTAGCAACAGCCATTTCAAAAACACTAAGCTAATCAATGTAATGTTAAATAGATCAGATATAAGCAATGCAACTTTTGAGAATTGTGATTTAAGACTTTCAGAAATTAAAGGGGTAAACGCTTTTAAAAGTTGGTTTCTTAGCTGTGATTACTTTAAAACTGATTTTTCGTATTCAAATCTAACCGAAGCTAACTTTGATAGTGACCATAATTTCACTTTGGAATTTGGGACTTTTATTGATAACACCGATTTAAATTTAAACAATAGTGCCAACCTAGAAAGAATAAAGACTTTTACAGCATTTAAACTATCTGAAAGCCTATCTGGAGTTTACAAAGAACCAAGAACGAGTACGATGCTATATCACACAATTTCAGTTAAACTTGAAGTAGAGGCAGAGTCCTCCAATAAAAAAATATTAGTTCAGCCTTATCAATCAGATAAAGTTTACATGAATGAAGTCATTTTCGATAATGTAAATTTAACCGATGCTGAGCTACAAAATTATACTATAAAAAATTCAAGTTTTGACAGCACACTTATAACTAACATAAAGTTTAAGAATATAACATTAAGTAATACTTATTTTGAAAATGCAAAATTAGATTCTGGAACATATAAAAAATATTTTCAAGAAGAGTACCAGTTTAAAAAAGAAGAGTTGACCACAAGACTTAAATTACTCACTACAAAGTACGATACAATTAAAGCCGAATTTAATGATACTTTTCAGATAGACATGGGAAGAGGTTGGAAGCAAGAAGGTCAATCCAAAAGTATTACAAGACCCTACACGCTCTATCTAAGAAGAATCAAAAAGAATTGA
- a CDS encoding Mrp/NBP35 family ATP-binding protein, with translation MKLKKTDILKALEKISAPGEGQNLVESGSVTNVQVFGDEVEVDVTIKNPSLQAKKKTEVEILKCIHREVYEKAKIKVNLKVDAPSKPKVNQIKGNPIPGIQNIIAVASGKGGVGKSTVTANIAVTLAKMGFKVGLLDTDIYGPSMPIMFDVANEKPLSINMNGKAKMKPIENYGVKLLSIGFFTQPNQAVIWRGPMAAKALNQMIFDAHWGELDFLLLDLPPGTGDIHLSIMQSLPVTGAVVVSTPQEIALADARKGVAMFQQEAINVPVLGIVENMAYFTPAELPDNKYYIFGENGAKNLSEDLEVPFLGQIPLVQSIREAGDIGRPAALQTATPTEEAFEELTKNVVQELVRRNTDLPPTEAIKITTMAGCSAVKKK, from the coding sequence ATGAAGTTGAAAAAAACAGATATTCTTAAGGCGTTGGAAAAAATATCCGCACCCGGTGAAGGCCAAAATTTGGTGGAGAGCGGTTCGGTGACCAATGTTCAGGTATTCGGTGATGAGGTAGAAGTGGATGTTACCATCAAAAACCCTAGTCTTCAGGCAAAAAAGAAGACCGAGGTTGAAATATTGAAGTGTATTCACAGAGAGGTATACGAGAAAGCTAAAATAAAGGTCAACCTAAAGGTTGATGCTCCCTCAAAGCCCAAGGTGAACCAAATCAAGGGAAACCCGATTCCGGGAATACAAAATATTATAGCCGTGGCATCTGGAAAAGGAGGCGTTGGAAAATCTACAGTAACCGCTAATATCGCAGTTACTTTGGCCAAAATGGGCTTTAAAGTTGGCCTGTTGGATACGGATATCTATGGGCCGTCCATGCCCATTATGTTCGATGTGGCCAACGAAAAACCATTGTCCATCAACATGAATGGAAAAGCCAAAATGAAGCCCATCGAAAACTATGGGGTAAAGTTGCTTTCCATCGGATTTTTCACCCAGCCCAATCAGGCAGTAATTTGGAGGGGTCCCATGGCGGCAAAGGCATTGAATCAAATGATTTTTGATGCGCATTGGGGAGAATTGGACTTCCTTTTGCTGGACTTGCCACCAGGAACAGGAGATATTCATTTAAGCATTATGCAATCCTTGCCCGTAACAGGTGCCGTAGTGGTAAGCACGCCGCAAGAAATCGCTTTGGCCGACGCCAGAAAAGGAGTCGCCATGTTCCAACAGGAGGCGATTAATGTCCCTGTTTTGGGAATCGTGGAGAATATGGCGTATTTTACACCTGCGGAGCTACCCGATAACAAGTATTATATTTTTGGTGAGAACGGTGCAAAAAATCTATCGGAAGATCTTGAAGTTCCATTTTTAGGACAAATTCCATTGGTACAGAGCATCAGGGAAGCAGGTGATATTGGAAGGCCAGCCGCCTTGCAGACAGCTACTCCAACAGAAGAAGCTTTTGAAGAGCTTACGAAAAATGTGGTTCAGGAGTTGGTGAGAAGGAATACAGACCTTCCTCCGACCGAAGCAATAAAAATTACAACAATGGCAGGTTGTTCCGCTGTTAAAAAGAAATGA
- a CDS encoding NifU family protein, producing the protein MTSEETRSNVEKALEEIRPFLQSDGGDITLISIEDNTVKVRLEGNCIGCTVNQMTLKSGVEMTIKKYAPQIEEVINIS; encoded by the coding sequence ATGACATCAGAAGAAACAAGGAGTAATGTAGAAAAGGCGTTAGAAGAGATACGCCCGTTTTTACAGAGCGATGGGGGAGATATTACTTTGATTTCCATTGAAGACAATACCGTAAAAGTGCGTTTGGAAGGCAACTGTATTGGTTGTACCGTGAACCAAATGACACTGAAGAGTGGCGTGGAGATGACCATCAAAAAGTACGCACCCCAAATTGAAGAGGTAATCAATATCAGCTAA
- a CDS encoding sensor histidine kinase, with protein MAIKLKKSYKFALRSSLVITVLITAVFVGFHLDADYMNWPHTILFALICFAICFAIIQIRVERFIYRRIKRIYDDVSLLESSSFSSKPVTTDMRTLVQEIERFAEGKKIEIDTLKIREEYRKDFLGNVSHELKTPLFTVQGYILTLLDGAMKDKKLRKKYLQRANKGVERLIYIVKDLDLITKLEAGELKLEREDFDIIELIENTFDLLEMKAAKKEISLTFDMEYTEPIFVNGDKEKIQQVISNLLVNSIKYGLPKGTTEVSVENLIKNKVIVRVTDNGGGIPKQHIPRLFERFYRVDQSGSRAEGGSGLGLSIVKHIVEAHGEKIYVESEVDVGSEFSFTLEKTLNKEE; from the coding sequence ATGGCCATTAAGCTAAAGAAATCATACAAATTTGCGTTAAGATCTTCTTTGGTTATTACCGTTTTGATCACTGCGGTATTCGTAGGGTTTCATTTGGATGCGGATTACATGAACTGGCCACATACCATTCTTTTTGCACTAATTTGTTTTGCAATTTGTTTTGCCATTATCCAAATACGGGTGGAGCGTTTTATATACAGACGTATTAAAAGAATTTACGATGATGTGTCCCTTCTGGAATCCTCATCCTTCTCTTCCAAACCCGTAACTACAGATATGAGAACTTTGGTTCAGGAGATTGAAAGGTTCGCCGAAGGAAAAAAAATAGAAATAGACACCCTTAAAATTCGTGAGGAGTACCGAAAGGATTTTTTGGGCAACGTGTCCCACGAATTAAAAACACCACTTTTTACCGTCCAAGGTTATATTTTAACGCTTTTGGATGGTGCAATGAAGGACAAGAAACTTCGAAAAAAATACCTTCAACGTGCCAATAAAGGTGTAGAACGCTTAATTTATATTGTAAAGGACCTCGATTTGATCACCAAACTCGAAGCAGGTGAGTTAAAGTTGGAACGAGAGGATTTTGATATTATTGAACTTATTGAAAACACTTTTGACCTTTTGGAGATGAAAGCTGCCAAAAAGGAAATCTCCCTCACTTTTGATATGGAGTATACCGAACCCATTTTTGTAAACGGGGATAAGGAAAAAATACAGCAAGTAATTAGTAATCTTCTGGTCAATTCCATAAAATATGGCTTGCCAAAGGGAACAACCGAAGTGAGTGTGGAAAACCTCATCAAAAACAAAGTAATCGTTCGAGTAACCGATAATGGCGGAGGTATCCCCAAACAACATATCCCACGACTTTTTGAACGTTTTTACCGCGTCGACCAAAGTGGAAGCCGGGCTGAAGGAGGGTCAGGCCTTGGACTTTCCATTGTTAAGCACATTGTAGAGGCACATGGTGAAAAAATCTATGTGGAGAGTGAAGTGGATGTAGGTTCTGAATTTTCCTTCACTCTGGAAAAAACTTTGAACAAGGAAGAATAG